From Pseudomonadota bacterium, a single genomic window includes:
- a CDS encoding ABC transporter ATP-binding protein, which produces METRPIIVTRDLTKIYNGRKAVDNLTLSINDGEIFGFLGPNGAGKTTTLLMLIGLTEPTSGFAEVMGLNPVRDAVKIKSKIAYLQENMGFYSDLNARQMLGFIAELNGLYGSDADALIDSSLETVGLSAEASKKISAYSRGMRQRLGIAELLLKDAKIAFLDEPTIGLDPDGANRLIELIQTLCSERHMTVLLSSHMLDQVQKMCHRVGIMIKGKMVAQGPMEQLAKEKLGVDNQAYSLEEIYMRYFKEA; this is translated from the coding sequence ATGGAGACAAGGCCTATCATAGTGACCCGTGACTTAACAAAAATATATAATGGGCGTAAAGCAGTTGATAATCTTACGCTTTCAATCAATGATGGCGAGATTTTTGGTTTTCTGGGGCCAAACGGCGCCGGAAAAACAACTACGCTTCTTATGTTGATAGGGTTAACGGAGCCTACAAGCGGATTTGCCGAAGTTATGGGGCTAAACCCTGTAAGGGATGCGGTTAAAATAAAATCAAAAATTGCATATCTTCAGGAAAATATGGGGTTTTATTCGGATTTAAATGCAAGGCAAATGCTTGGGTTTATAGCTGAATTAAACGGCCTTTACGGAAGTGATGCCGATGCCCTGATAGATAGTTCATTAGAAACTGTCGGACTTAGCGCCGAGGCATCAAAAAAGATTTCAGCTTATTCCAGAGGTATGCGGCAACGTTTAGGTATTGCGGAACTGTTATTAAAGGATGCCAAAATTGCCTTTTTGGATGAGCCAACAATAGGGCTTGATCCGGATGGTGCAAATCGCCTGATAGAACTGATTCAAACTCTGTGCAGCGAAAGGCATATGACTGTTTTACTATCCAGCCATATGCTGGATCAGGTACAAAAAATGTGCCACCGGGTCGGAATAATGATCAAGGGAAAGATGGTTGCTCAGGGGCCGATGGAACAGTTGGCAAAAGAAAAACTGGGCGTGGACAATCAAGCTTATTCACTGGAAGAAATTTATATGAGATATTTTAAGGAGGCATAA